Proteins found in one Magnetofaba australis IT-1 genomic segment:
- the glgX gene encoding glycogen debranching protein GlgX produces MSHGAMRLWPGRPSPLGATWDGQGVNFALYSENAEKVELCLFDESGAREIHRLTLGEHTHSVWHGYLPDVRPGQIYGYRVYGPYAPEQGHRFNHHKLLMDPYAKALRGELHWRPEIFGYQLENEEEGDLSFDTRDSAPFVPKSQVTHDAFPWGDDRPPQHRWTDTILYELHVRGFTKRRVDIDEPLRGYCVGLHQEPVVEYLTDLGVTTLELLPMHAFLDEPHLAANGLTNYWGYNPINFFTPEPRYLASGEPDEFRAMVQALHRAGLEVVLDVVYNHTAEGNQRGPTLCYRGIDNASYYHLRPDNPRYYDNFSGCGNALKLSNPGVLQLVMDSLRYWVGQMRVDGFRFDLATSLARVDGGGVDMNAPFLETVRQDPLLSGVKLISEPWDIGPGGYRLGGFPGGWAEWNDRYRNCLRGFWRGDGGGVGEIATRLTGSSDLFGHHGRRPWASINFVTAHDGFSLRDLVSYNHKHNLANGEENRDGSDHNLSWNCGVEGETDDAQINELRWRQMRNLIGSLLLSQGTPMLLAGDELACTRQGNNNPYCQDNELNWIDWDQLDDERLALRDFVKWVIRVRMAHKGFRRRRFFTGEPRPDGDGKDIAWLKCEGKELTDVDWRDPERRSLGFLLCSETGGRDLTDDGKPEPDDAILVIANAQDEPINFQLPCEPGQAWRTLINTAEPQRRKRGSSVEVGEYVVRERTLAVLILEPLVPVKG; encoded by the coding sequence ATGAGTCACGGCGCCATGCGTTTATGGCCGGGACGTCCATCGCCCTTGGGGGCGACGTGGGATGGCCAGGGGGTCAACTTCGCCCTCTATTCGGAGAATGCCGAGAAGGTCGAGTTGTGCCTGTTCGATGAGAGCGGCGCGCGTGAGATCCATCGTCTGACATTGGGCGAGCATACCCACAGCGTGTGGCACGGCTATCTGCCCGATGTGCGTCCGGGGCAGATCTACGGCTATCGGGTCTACGGCCCCTATGCGCCCGAGCAAGGGCATCGCTTCAACCACCACAAGCTGTTGATGGACCCCTACGCCAAAGCGCTGCGCGGGGAGCTGCACTGGCGCCCGGAGATCTTCGGTTATCAGTTGGAGAATGAGGAGGAGGGCGATCTGTCGTTCGACACCCGCGACAGCGCCCCGTTCGTGCCCAAGAGTCAGGTGACCCACGACGCCTTCCCATGGGGCGATGACCGTCCGCCACAGCATCGCTGGACCGACACCATTCTGTATGAACTGCATGTGCGTGGTTTCACCAAGCGCCGGGTGGATATCGATGAACCGCTGCGCGGCTACTGCGTGGGGCTGCACCAGGAGCCGGTGGTGGAGTATCTCACCGATCTGGGGGTGACAACCCTGGAACTGCTGCCGATGCACGCCTTTTTGGACGAACCGCATCTGGCCGCCAATGGTTTGACCAACTACTGGGGCTATAATCCCATCAACTTCTTCACCCCGGAGCCGCGCTATCTGGCCTCCGGCGAGCCCGATGAGTTTCGCGCCATGGTGCAGGCGCTGCACCGCGCCGGATTGGAGGTGGTGCTGGATGTGGTCTACAACCACACCGCCGAGGGCAACCAGCGTGGCCCCACACTCTGCTATCGCGGCATCGACAACGCCTCCTACTACCATCTGCGGCCGGATAATCCCCGCTATTACGACAACTTCAGCGGCTGTGGCAATGCGCTCAAACTCAGCAACCCCGGCGTGTTGCAACTGGTGATGGACTCCCTGCGCTACTGGGTGGGGCAGATGCGCGTGGATGGTTTCCGTTTTGACCTGGCCACCTCGCTGGCGCGGGTGGATGGCGGCGGGGTGGATATGAATGCGCCGTTCCTGGAAACGGTGCGACAGGATCCTCTTCTGAGCGGCGTTAAGCTGATATCCGAACCGTGGGATATCGGCCCGGGCGGCTACCGGTTGGGCGGCTTTCCCGGCGGCTGGGCCGAGTGGAACGATCGTTATCGCAACTGTCTGCGCGGGTTCTGGCGCGGCGACGGCGGCGGCGTGGGCGAGATCGCCACCCGCTTGACCGGCTCCAGCGATCTGTTCGGCCATCACGGGCGGCGCCCCTGGGCCAGCATCAACTTCGTCACCGCCCACGACGGTTTCAGTCTGCGCGATCTGGTCAGCTACAACCACAAGCACAATCTGGCCAATGGCGAAGAGAATCGTGACGGCTCCGATCACAATCTGAGCTGGAACTGCGGCGTCGAGGGGGAGACCGACGACGCCCAGATCAACGAACTGCGTTGGCGGCAGATGCGCAATCTGATCGGCTCGCTGCTGCTCTCCCAGGGCACGCCGATGCTGCTGGCGGGGGATGAGCTGGCCTGCACCCGCCAGGGCAACAACAACCCCTACTGCCAGGATAATGAGCTCAACTGGATCGACTGGGATCAGCTGGATGACGAGCGCTTGGCGCTGCGGGATTTCGTCAAATGGGTGATCCGCGTGCGTATGGCGCATAAGGGCTTTAGGCGTCGGCGCTTTTTCACCGGAGAGCCGCGCCCCGATGGCGACGGCAAGGATATTGCCTGGCTCAAGTGCGAAGGCAAGGAGCTCACCGACGTCGATTGGCGGGATCCGGAGCGGCGATCTCTGGGGTTTTTGCTGTGCAGCGAAACCGGCGGGCGTGATTTGACTGACGACGGCAAGCCTGAGCCCGATGACGCCATTCTGGTCATCGCCAACGCCCAGGATGAACCGATCAATTTTCAACTGCCCTGTGAGCCGGGGCAGGCGTGGCGCACCTTGATCAACACCGCCGAGCCGCAGCGCAGGAAGCGTGGTTCGTCGGTGGAGGTGGGGGAGTATGTGGTGCGTGAGCGGACGTTGGCGGTATTGATTTTGGAGCCGTTGGTCCCCGTTAAAGGGTGA
- the malQ gene encoding 4-alpha-glucanotransferase — protein sequence MKGGNGAVMGAAQTEAASREQLMALAEAAGVQTRYWLADGTQMDPPGATFTAILAALDLPADTRRDAAASLKRLQRRPWRPGMPPVLVRYEDQVPFDIPIVWDAARGDSQFHWRLTLEDGRTRGASFLFSDLPRAESIEVGGKQLERRLFWNHDHLPCGYHRFTLSLGAAAEAAQPDSRIDMALIIAPRRCYQPPVMQNPAWKGWGYAIQLYGLWSEKGQGIGGFGELGRLIRDAAAQGASVIGLNPLHAPLTQTPERHSPYSPSSRIALNPLYVDLLATPESDDAAFQKKLAEPKIQTQLNALNTGDLVDYPGVMALKLALFEPLYAAFRQRCPEALNFAVPAASERCVAFRNFVEAGGQPLRDVALFEALSEHFAQQKEAGPHPAQWPGKYANPRTEACMEFAAAHAERVGFHLYRFWLAEEQMAACGVVSSEAGLSVGLYVDVALGVDPDGADHWRMAESHAAGMRIGAPPDAFNPRGQEWGLPPLHPERMKAQGYAPFVEMLRASMRFAGALRLDHVMALNRLYWVPEGASPVEGAYVAYPQEDLLAIVALESQRNGCLVIGEALGTVPAGFRERLAEAGVLSYELLPFAQTGEGKPLPPESYPTSAAVCATTHDLPTLCGWWNGRDLYWRKTLSLFPSADVEQAERNERIRFRGELLNALRNSGFDLGKLSADPESPVYDVALIDAAHAWLSRSASRLFLAQFEDLLERLECANLPGTVDQHPNWRRRLSQPVETLCAEVEKRGRLEPVRAARPG from the coding sequence GTGAAGGGCGGAAACGGGGCGGTGATGGGTGCGGCGCAAACGGAAGCGGCTTCACGCGAGCAATTGATGGCGCTGGCGGAGGCGGCGGGGGTGCAGACGCGCTACTGGTTGGCCGACGGCACGCAGATGGATCCGCCCGGCGCCACGTTTACGGCGATTCTGGCGGCGCTGGACCTGCCAGCGGACACCCGGCGCGACGCCGCCGCCAGTCTCAAGCGGCTGCAGCGGCGCCCGTGGCGTCCCGGCATGCCGCCAGTGCTGGTGCGCTATGAGGATCAGGTGCCGTTCGACATCCCCATCGTGTGGGATGCGGCGCGCGGGGATTCGCAGTTTCACTGGCGTTTGACCCTGGAGGATGGCCGCACCCGGGGGGCCAGTTTCCTCTTCTCCGATCTGCCCCGCGCCGAATCCATCGAAGTGGGCGGCAAGCAGTTGGAGCGTCGCCTGTTCTGGAACCATGACCATCTGCCCTGCGGCTACCACCGTTTCACCCTGTCGCTGGGGGCGGCGGCGGAGGCCGCACAGCCGGATTCGCGCATCGATATGGCGCTGATTATCGCCCCGCGTCGCTGCTATCAGCCGCCGGTGATGCAGAACCCCGCCTGGAAGGGGTGGGGCTACGCCATTCAGCTCTATGGATTGTGGTCGGAGAAGGGGCAAGGCATCGGCGGTTTCGGCGAGCTGGGGCGCTTGATCCGCGATGCCGCCGCCCAAGGCGCGTCGGTGATCGGCCTGAACCCGCTGCATGCGCCGCTCACCCAGACCCCGGAGCGACACAGCCCCTATTCCCCCTCCAGCCGCATCGCCCTGAATCCGCTCTATGTGGATCTGCTGGCCACGCCGGAGAGCGATGACGCCGCGTTCCAAAAAAAGCTGGCCGAGCCCAAAATCCAAACGCAATTAAACGCTCTGAATACGGGCGATCTGGTGGATTACCCCGGCGTGATGGCGTTGAAACTGGCGCTGTTCGAACCGCTCTACGCCGCCTTCCGTCAGCGCTGCCCGGAGGCGTTGAATTTCGCTGTCCCCGCCGCTTCAGAGCGTTGCGTCGCCTTTCGCAACTTTGTGGAGGCGGGCGGCCAGCCGCTGCGTGACGTGGCGCTGTTCGAGGCGCTCTCCGAGCATTTCGCGCAACAGAAGGAGGCGGGGCCGCACCCGGCGCAGTGGCCTGGAAAGTACGCCAACCCCCGCACCGAAGCGTGCATGGAGTTCGCCGCCGCGCATGCCGAGCGGGTGGGCTTCCACCTCTACCGTTTCTGGCTGGCCGAGGAGCAGATGGCCGCTTGCGGCGTCGTCAGCAGCGAGGCGGGGCTGTCGGTGGGGCTCTATGTGGATGTGGCGCTGGGGGTGGATCCCGACGGCGCCGACCACTGGCGCATGGCCGAGAGCCATGCGGCGGGCATGCGCATCGGCGCGCCGCCCGACGCCTTCAATCCACGCGGTCAGGAGTGGGGGTTGCCGCCGCTGCATCCGGAGCGCATGAAGGCGCAGGGCTATGCGCCGTTTGTGGAGATGCTGCGGGCGAGCATGCGCTTTGCCGGGGCCTTGCGTCTGGACCACGTGATGGCGCTCAACCGCCTCTACTGGGTGCCTGAAGGGGCGTCGCCGGTGGAGGGGGCCTATGTGGCCTATCCGCAGGAGGATCTGCTGGCCATCGTGGCGCTGGAGAGTCAACGCAACGGCTGTCTGGTGATCGGCGAGGCGCTGGGCACGGTGCCTGCGGGCTTCCGCGAGCGCTTGGCTGAGGCGGGGGTGCTCTCCTATGAGTTGCTGCCGTTCGCACAGACCGGCGAGGGCAAGCCGTTGCCGCCGGAGTCCTATCCCACCTCGGCGGCGGTGTGCGCCACCACCCACGACCTGCCCACCCTGTGCGGCTGGTGGAACGGGCGCGATCTCTACTGGCGCAAGACGCTGTCGCTGTTCCCCAGCGCCGACGTGGAGCAGGCCGAGCGCAATGAGCGCATCCGCTTCCGTGGCGAGTTGCTCAATGCGTTGCGCAACTCTGGGTTCGACTTGGGCAAACTCAGCGCTGACCCGGAGAGCCCGGTGTATGACGTGGCCTTGATCGATGCGGCCCATGCGTGGTTGTCGCGCAGCGCCTCGCGCCTGTTTCTGGCGCAGTTTGAAGACCTGTTGGAGCGGCTGGAGTGCGCCAATCTGCCGGGCACAGTGGATCAGCATCCTAACTGGCGTCGGCGTCTGTCGCAGCCCGTTGAGACGCTGTGCGCCGAGGTGGAGAAGCGCGGCAGGCTGGAGCCGGTGCGCGCTGCGCGTCCAGGCTGA
- a CDS encoding DUF4910 domain-containing protein, translated as MTTPPPPVVNGSDMHALMARLFPVNRSLTGDGVRLTLRVIGEHLPGLTLHEVASGTRALDWLVPDEWNVRDAYIQNGAGQRVVDFQAHTLHLVGYSEPVDRLMSLEELQSHLFSLPDQLDAIPYVTSYYRRFWGFCLSHRQRQALTEQNYRVVIDATLAPGYLTYADLRIPGRSKQEIFISSYVCHPSMANNELSGPALLTALGQWLAGRDNRYSYRLVLAPESIGPIVYMSQHLEEMKRRTIAAFNLTCVGDERAVSLMPSRQGNTLTDRAARHVLRHMAPEHRVYDFYQDRGSDERQYCSPGADLPMVSIMRSRYGDYPEYHTSLDDLTVATPAGLQRSLELHQAAIETIERNETLCAGIVGEPHLARRGMDFNLGGGVGVAAARKQAQDLMAWSDGSRDLIDTADAMGMSLLELLPVVDLLKQQELLIPCAHSE; from the coding sequence ATGACCACACCGCCGCCGCCCGTAGTGAACGGGTCCGACATGCATGCGCTGATGGCGCGCCTGTTCCCCGTTAATCGCAGCCTCACCGGCGATGGCGTGCGCCTGACCCTACGCGTGATTGGCGAACATCTGCCCGGTCTGACCCTGCACGAAGTCGCCAGCGGAACCCGCGCTCTGGATTGGTTGGTCCCCGACGAGTGGAACGTCCGCGACGCCTACATTCAGAACGGGGCGGGTCAGCGGGTGGTGGACTTTCAGGCGCACACGCTGCATCTGGTGGGCTATAGTGAGCCGGTGGACCGGCTGATGAGCCTGGAGGAGCTGCAATCGCACCTCTTCTCCCTGCCGGACCAGCTCGACGCTATTCCCTATGTGACCAGCTACTATCGCCGCTTCTGGGGCTTCTGTCTGAGCCATCGTCAGCGGCAGGCGCTCACCGAGCAGAACTACCGGGTGGTGATCGACGCCACCCTGGCGCCGGGGTATCTGACCTATGCGGATCTGCGCATTCCCGGTCGCAGCAAGCAGGAGATCTTCATCAGCTCCTATGTTTGCCACCCCTCAATGGCCAATAACGAACTCTCCGGTCCGGCGCTGCTGACGGCGTTGGGGCAGTGGCTGGCCGGGCGCGATAACCGCTATAGCTATCGACTGGTATTGGCCCCGGAGAGCATCGGCCCCATCGTCTATATGAGCCAGCATCTGGAGGAGATGAAACGGCGCACCATCGCCGCCTTCAATCTCACCTGCGTGGGCGATGAGCGCGCTGTTTCGCTGATGCCGTCGCGCCAGGGCAATACCCTGACCGACCGCGCCGCGCGCCATGTGTTGCGCCATATGGCCCCAGAGCATCGGGTGTATGATTTCTATCAGGATCGCGGCAGCGACGAGCGCCAATACTGTAGTCCGGGGGCGGATCTGCCCATGGTCTCCATCATGCGCAGCCGCTATGGCGACTATCCCGAGTACCACACTTCGCTGGACGATTTGACCGTCGCCACCCCCGCCGGGCTGCAACGCTCGCTGGAGCTGCATCAGGCCGCCATTGAGACCATCGAGCGCAATGAGACGCTGTGTGCTGGGATCGTCGGCGAGCCGCACTTGGCGCGACGCGGCATGGATTTCAATCTGGGCGGCGGCGTGGGTGTGGCTGCGGCGCGCAAGCAGGCGCAGGATTTGATGGCCTGGAGCGATGGCTCGCGCGATCTGATCGACACTGCCGACGCCATGGGGATGTCGCTGCTGGAGCTGCTGCCGGTGGTGGATCTGCTCAAGCAGCAGGAGTTGCTGATTCCCTGCGCGCACAGCGAGTGA
- a CDS encoding 2-isopropylmalate synthase, with protein sequence MSSNRVIIFDTTLRDGEQSPGASMNQEEKLRIAQQLERLRVDVIEAGFPIASPGDFAGVKAVADTIRECQVAGLCRARDADIDRAWEALKGGADPRIHTFIATSPIHMRHKLKMEPDQVIEAAVAAVKRAKSYTSNVEWSAEDAGRSEMEFLARIVEAVIAAGATTINIPDTVGYTLPHEFGPRMAQLIENVPNSDKAVFSVHCHNDLGLATANSLAAVAGGARQVECTINGLGERAGNASLEEVVMALRTRQDIMPYETRIETTEITRASRLVSQITGFMVQPNKAIVGANAFAHESGIHQDGVLKNAITYEIMTPESVGLSTNRMVLGKHSGRHAFKDRLQQLGYELDAEQLQNAFQAFKELADKKGEVLDEDLAVLVDEERRIEQERYVLERLHVATGTRDMPVAVVEVKNAGVMETGSAWGQGSVESVFKALKAIIPGVADASVLLYQVQAVTQGIDAQAVVTVRLKNGDAVVQGQGSDYDVIVASARAFVTALNKMAARQEKSGAGV encoded by the coding sequence ATGTCCAGCAATCGCGTCATCATTTTCGACACCACCCTGCGCGATGGGGAGCAGTCCCCCGGCGCCTCCATGAATCAGGAGGAGAAGCTGCGCATCGCCCAGCAGCTGGAGCGACTGCGGGTGGACGTGATTGAAGCGGGTTTCCCCATCGCCTCGCCGGGCGACTTCGCTGGCGTGAAGGCGGTGGCCGACACCATTCGCGAGTGTCAGGTGGCTGGTCTGTGCCGCGCCCGCGACGCCGATATCGATCGCGCCTGGGAGGCCCTCAAGGGCGGCGCCGATCCGCGCATTCACACCTTCATCGCCACCAGCCCCATCCACATGCGCCACAAGCTGAAGATGGAGCCCGATCAGGTGATTGAAGCCGCGGTGGCGGCGGTCAAACGCGCCAAAAGCTACACCAGCAATGTGGAGTGGTCCGCCGAGGACGCCGGGCGCAGTGAGATGGAGTTCCTGGCGCGCATCGTCGAAGCGGTGATCGCCGCCGGGGCCACCACCATTAACATTCCTGACACCGTGGGCTACACGCTGCCCCACGAGTTCGGGCCGCGCATGGCGCAGTTGATCGAAAACGTGCCCAACTCCGACAAAGCGGTGTTCTCGGTGCACTGCCACAACGACCTGGGGCTGGCCACCGCCAACTCCCTGGCCGCCGTGGCGGGGGGCGCGCGCCAGGTGGAGTGCACCATCAACGGCTTGGGCGAGCGCGCCGGCAACGCCTCGTTGGAAGAGGTGGTGATGGCCCTGCGCACGCGCCAGGACATCATGCCCTATGAGACCCGCATTGAGACCACCGAGATCACCCGCGCCTCGCGTCTGGTGAGCCAGATCACCGGGTTTATGGTGCAGCCCAACAAGGCCATCGTCGGCGCCAATGCGTTCGCCCATGAGTCGGGCATTCACCAGGATGGCGTGCTCAAGAACGCCATTACCTATGAGATCATGACCCCCGAGTCGGTGGGACTCTCCACCAACCGCATGGTGTTGGGTAAGCACTCCGGTCGCCACGCCTTCAAGGATCGCCTGCAGCAGCTCGGTTATGAGCTGGACGCCGAGCAGCTGCAGAACGCCTTCCAGGCTTTCAAGGAGCTGGCCGACAAGAAGGGCGAAGTGCTGGATGAGGATCTGGCGGTGTTGGTGGACGAGGAGCGCCGCATTGAGCAGGAGCGCTATGTGCTGGAGCGTCTACACGTGGCCACCGGAACCCGCGACATGCCGGTGGCGGTGGTGGAGGTGAAGAACGCCGGGGTGATGGAGACTGGCTCGGCCTGGGGCCAGGGCTCGGTGGAGTCGGTGTTCAAGGCGCTCAAGGCGATCATTCCCGGCGTGGCCGACGCCTCGGTGCTGCTGTATCAGGTGCAGGCGGTGACTCAGGGCATCGACGCCCAGGCGGTGGTGACCGTGCGTTTGAAGAACGGCGATGCGGTGGTGCAGGGGCAGGGCAGCGACTATGATGTGATCGTGGCCTCGGCGCGGGCGTTCGTGACGGCGCTGAATAAAATGGCCGCGCGCCAGGAGAAGAGCGGCGCCGGGGTGTAA
- a CDS encoding flagellar assembly protein FliX — MTIRKIDKNTGIYSKPKVGRGAKSGAAGGANFASTLDAVAGLPPVDAAERIHATEAVGEVDAVSDQERRRQLRDADDLLDSLEGLEKGLAEGGRGDGGDSARARLIETRDQALRTLSDSPRVGEERDLLNRTAVLAAVELAKSDRGDYN, encoded by the coding sequence ATGACCATCCGCAAGATCGACAAGAATACAGGAATTTACAGCAAACCCAAGGTGGGTCGCGGGGCAAAAAGCGGCGCTGCGGGCGGGGCAAATTTCGCCAGCACCCTGGACGCTGTTGCCGGATTGCCCCCGGTGGACGCCGCTGAACGCATCCACGCCACCGAAGCGGTGGGCGAGGTGGATGCGGTCTCTGATCAGGAGCGTCGTCGCCAATTGCGCGACGCCGACGACCTACTGGACTCCCTGGAGGGGTTGGAGAAAGGGTTGGCCGAGGGCGGTCGCGGCGATGGCGGCGACAGCGCCCGCGCGCGTCTGATCGAAACCCGCGATCAAGCACTGCGCACCCTGTCGGATTCGCCGCGCGTCGGCGAGGAGCGCGACCTGCTCAATCGCACCGCCGTGCTGGCCGCCGTGGAGCTGGCCAAGAGCGATCGCGGCGATTACAACTGA
- the lepA gene encoding translation elongation factor 4 translates to MSLEKIRNFSIIAHIDHGKSTIADRLIQMTGALTDREMKEQVLDSMDIERERGITIKAQSARLRYTAKDGEEYILNLIDTPGHVDFTYEVSRSLAACEGALLVVDAAQGVEAQTMANVYLALEHDLEIIPVLNKVDLPSAEPERVKQQIEEVIGLDASDAIECSAKTGFGIDAILEALVKRVPPPKGDPNGPPKALVVDSWYDNYLGVVSLARVYDGELKAGSKIRFMGVGMDYPLDAVGYLTPVLQKVPSLKAGDVGCVMAGIKVVKDARVGDTITDARNPAPEALPGFEEAKPMVFAGLYPVDSADYEDLKEALEKLSLNDAAISYETETSPALGFGVRCGFLGMLHMEIIQERLEREFDLDLVTTAPTVVYQVELTDGTSVEVHSPADLPAQNKREAILEPFILASIMAPSEYMGAVMTLCTERRGIQRDMNYISDTRVMIQYEMPLSEVVMDFFDRLKSATKGYASLDYQMLDYREGKLVKLDILINGDPVDALSVIVHADKADMRGRELAKKMKEIIHRQMFDVAVQAAIGAKIIARETVKALRKNVTAKCYGGDITRKRKLLEKQKAGKKRMKQIGRVEIPQEAFLAVLKVD, encoded by the coding sequence ATGTCCCTGGAAAAGATCCGTAATTTCTCCATCATCGCGCACATCGACCACGGTAAGAGCACCATTGCCGACCGTTTGATCCAGATGACCGGCGCCCTGACCGACCGCGAAATGAAGGAGCAGGTGCTCGATAGCATGGATATCGAGCGCGAACGGGGCATCACCATCAAGGCGCAGTCGGCGCGTCTGCGCTATACGGCGAAAGATGGCGAGGAGTACATCCTCAACCTCATCGACACCCCGGGCCATGTGGACTTCACCTATGAGGTGTCGCGCTCCCTGGCCGCCTGCGAGGGCGCGCTGCTGGTGGTGGACGCCGCCCAGGGAGTGGAGGCGCAGACCATGGCCAACGTCTATCTGGCGCTGGAGCATGATCTGGAGATCATCCCGGTTCTGAATAAGGTGGACCTGCCCTCCGCCGAGCCCGAACGGGTCAAGCAGCAGATCGAGGAGGTGATCGGTCTGGACGCCTCCGACGCCATCGAGTGTTCGGCCAAGACCGGCTTTGGCATCGACGCCATTCTGGAGGCGCTGGTCAAGCGCGTGCCGCCGCCCAAGGGCGATCCCAACGGCCCGCCCAAGGCGCTGGTGGTGGACTCCTGGTATGACAACTACCTGGGGGTGGTGAGTCTGGCGCGGGTGTATGACGGCGAACTCAAGGCGGGGTCGAAAATCCGCTTTATGGGCGTGGGCATGGACTACCCCCTGGATGCAGTGGGCTATCTGACGCCGGTGCTGCAGAAGGTGCCGTCGCTCAAGGCCGGTGATGTGGGCTGCGTGATGGCGGGCATCAAGGTGGTCAAGGACGCCCGTGTGGGCGACACCATCACCGATGCGCGCAATCCCGCCCCCGAAGCGCTGCCGGGCTTCGAAGAGGCCAAACCCATGGTGTTCGCCGGGCTCTATCCGGTGGACAGCGCCGACTACGAAGATCTCAAAGAGGCGCTGGAGAAGCTCTCGCTCAACGATGCGGCGATCTCCTATGAGACCGAAACCTCGCCGGCGTTGGGTTTTGGCGTGCGCTGCGGCTTCCTCGGCATGCTGCACATGGAGATCATCCAGGAGCGCCTGGAGCGCGAATTTGACCTGGATCTGGTCACCACCGCGCCCACCGTGGTGTATCAGGTGGAGCTCACCGACGGAACCTCGGTGGAGGTGCACAGCCCGGCGGATCTGCCCGCGCAAAACAAGCGCGAGGCGATTTTGGAGCCGTTTATTCTCGCCTCCATCATGGCCCCCTCGGAGTATATGGGCGCAGTGATGACCCTGTGCACCGAACGACGCGGCATTCAGCGGGATATGAACTATATCTCCGATACCCGTGTCATGATTCAGTACGAAATGCCGCTGTCGGAAGTGGTGATGGACTTCTTCGACCGTCTGAAGTCCGCCACCAAGGGCTACGCCTCGCTGGACTACCAGATGCTGGACTACCGCGAGGGCAAGCTGGTCAAGCTGGATATTCTCATCAATGGCGACCCGGTGGATGCGCTGTCGGTGATCGTGCACGCCGACAAGGCCGACATGCGCGGTCGCGAGCTGGCCAAAAAGATGAAGGAGATCATCCATCGCCAGATGTTCGACGTGGCGGTGCAGGCGGCCATTGGGGCGAAGATCATCGCCCGTGAGACGGTCAAGGCGTTGCGCAAGAACGTCACCGCAAAATGCTACGGCGGCGACATTACCCGTAAGCGCAAACTCTTGGAAAAACAGAAGGCCGGTAAGAAGCGTATGAAGCAGATCGGCCGTGTGGAGATTCCGCAGGAAGCGTTCCTGGCGGTGCTCAAGGTGGATTGA
- the lepB gene encoding signal peptidase I, whose protein sequence is MDSTTAAEPPVQEVNPKSRRHLLHGGFLLVVGLFILGSYISIGPDVGGGVEEFQVGAGVGVFLVLLGSVIVWGGKDFFSRNSTTLEYYESIVIALGIALTARTFAFEPFKIPSGSMIPTLLVGDYLFVNKFSYGYRIPYTQKRVFMGAGPHRGDVVVFEFPNDPTKDYIKRIIGLPGDEIVYQEKQLYVNGTHIARTELGPYEYFGESGIRQYTTQFSEVIDGKPHTLLVDKMTFGGMPMRTVVPEGRYFVMGDNRDNSNDSRYWGFVPEYRLVGRAVALFWSRNDNPITWWNPISWWNSVRWGRLFTSIQ, encoded by the coding sequence ATGGATTCGACGACGGCGGCCGAGCCCCCCGTGCAGGAGGTCAACCCCAAATCCCGACGTCATCTGCTGCATGGCGGATTCCTGTTGGTGGTGGGGCTCTTTATTCTCGGCAGTTATATCAGCATTGGACCAGATGTCGGCGGCGGTGTGGAGGAGTTTCAGGTGGGCGCGGGGGTGGGCGTCTTCCTGGTGCTGCTGGGCAGCGTGATCGTCTGGGGCGGCAAGGATTTCTTCTCTCGCAACAGCACGACGCTGGAGTACTACGAGTCCATCGTCATCGCATTGGGCATTGCGCTGACTGCGCGCACCTTTGCCTTTGAACCGTTTAAAATTCCCTCCGGCTCCATGATCCCCACCCTGTTGGTGGGGGACTATCTGTTCGTCAACAAGTTCTCCTACGGCTATCGCATCCCCTACACCCAAAAGCGGGTGTTCATGGGGGCGGGCCCGCACCGCGGCGATGTGGTGGTGTTTGAGTTTCCCAATGATCCCACCAAGGATTACATCAAGCGCATCATTGGTCTGCCTGGCGACGAGATCGTCTATCAGGAAAAACAGTTGTATGTGAATGGGACGCATATCGCCCGCACCGAGCTGGGGCCTTATGAGTACTTTGGCGAGAGCGGTATTCGTCAGTACACCACCCAGTTCAGTGAAGTGATTGACGGCAAGCCGCATACCTTGCTGGTGGATAAAATGACCTTTGGCGGCATGCCCATGCGCACTGTGGTGCCGGAGGGGAGATACTTTGTGATGGGCGATAATCGCGACAATAGCAACGACAGCCGCTACTGGGGCTTCGTGCCGGAGTATCGCTTGGTGGGCCGCGCGGTGGCGCTGTTCTGGTCGCGCAATGACAACCCCATCACGTGGTGGAACCCCATCAGTTGGTGGAATTCGGTGCGCTGGGGTCGTCTGTTCACGAGCATCCAATGA